One Phoenix dactylifera cultivar Barhee BC4 chromosome 8, palm_55x_up_171113_PBpolish2nd_filt_p, whole genome shotgun sequence genomic window carries:
- the LOC103702509 gene encoding sirohydrochlorin ferrochelatase, chloroplastic has protein sequence MHSATIPSQVPSFRVRARDPPSLHFPGFHKFSRITTKGRTLSTKCCLSVRSEGLERFEHLMGDKDAVIIVDHGSRRQESNFMLNEFVAMFKARTGYRIVEPAHMELAAPSIRDAFKTCVLQGANRVMVSPFFLSPGRHWQQDIPALAAEASREHSGISYIITAPLGLHELMVDVMNDRIKHCLSHVAGDADECTVCAGTGKCRLY, from the exons ATGCACTCGGCCACGATCCCTTCGCAAGTTCCTTCCTTCAG GGTCCGTGCAAGGGATCCTCCTAGCTTGCATTTTCCTGGGTTTCACAAGTTTTCGAGAATTACGACAAAAGGTAGAACTTTGTCGACAAAGTGCTGCCTAAGTGTGAGAAGCGAAGGGCTCGAAAGATTTGAACACTTGATGGGAGACAAAGATGCTGTGATCATCGTTGATCATGGATCTCGACGGCAAGAATCTAATTTTATGCTGA ATGAGTTTGTTGCAATGTTCAAAGCTCGGACTGGTTATAGGATAGTGGAACCTGCTCATATG GAATTGGCTGCACCATCAATCAGGGATGCATTCAAAACATGTGTGCTACAAGGAGCAAACCGAGTTATGGTTAGTCCATTTTTCCTCTCCCCAGGACGGCATTGGCAACAG GATATCCCTGCGTTAGCAGCTGAGGCATCCAGGGAACATTCAGGCATATCCTATATCATCACCGCACCTCTTGGTCTGCATGAGCTTATGGTG GATGTGATGAATGACCGAATAAAGCACTGCCTGAGCCATGTAGCTGGTGATGCCGATGAGTGCACTGTATGTGCTGGAACTGGAAAATGTCGTTTATACTAA
- the LOC103702508 gene encoding heme-binding protein 2-like, whose translation MMKKLCFPLSLFLALSFPLIADVHGIESPEYTVVHSESDFVVRLYRESAWMSAPTEEISFEKATKLGFHRVFQYIEGANLNWSRISMTTPVLTSIVPDAGPFHSSAYYVRFYLPVKFQASPPLPLPELNLHADKWPSHCVAVRQFSGFARDSNIIKEAERLAISLSRSSWTNSTDFGMNAYSIAQYNSPFRLIGRVNEVWVDVAGSEGSDCASSVLEVY comes from the exons ATGATGAAGAAGCTTTGCTTTCCCCTATCCCTCTTCCTCGCGCTCTCGTTTCCGCTCATCGCCGACGTCCATGGGATCGAATCCCCCGAGTACACCGTCGTCCACTCGGAATCCGACTTCGTGGTGCGGCTCTACCGAGAGTCGGCGTGGATGTCCGCTCCCACCGAGGAGATCTCCTTCGAGAAAGCCACCAAGCTCGGCTTCCATCG AGTGTTTCAGTACATTGAAGGAGCCAATCTGAATTGGTCTAGGATCAGTATGACCACCCCTGTCTTGACGAGCATTGTTCCTGATGCGGGCCCTTTTCACTCTTCAGCCTACTACGTGCGCTTCTACTTACCAGTGAAATTCCAAGCTTCCCCTCCCCTTCCTCTCCCTGAACTGAACCTCCATGCTGACAAATGGCCAAGTCACTGTGTTGCAGTGAGGCAGTTTTCTGGTTTTGCACGGGACAGCAACATTATCAAGGAAGCAGAGAGACTAGCTATCAGCTTGAGCCGATCTAGCTGGACTAACTCAACTGACTTTGGAATGAATGCATACTCAATTGCTCAGTATAATTCCCCATTTCGCTTGATCGGTCGTGTCAATGAGGTTTGGGTTGATGTTGCTGGATCTGAAGGATCAGATTGTGCATCTAGTGTCTTAGAGGTTTACTAA